Proteins co-encoded in one Rattus rattus isolate New Zealand chromosome 5, Rrattus_CSIRO_v1, whole genome shotgun sequence genomic window:
- the LOC116900018 gene encoding salivary lipocalin-like — MGQGHGAQVQVKLLPFLHGLPASKLLRVHGPTLAVNIGLAQKNLEEVPVNPDFDAHKVEGRWFTIQLATTLRDLVLPTDPLRLSLHSIWTRDNGDVNFVLFEKGEGLCTGFNVTVHPTGLQGQYQGTFDGGRLHVHFVSTDYNHLILYARFEDNEVINLWALLARRMLEDPMWLGKYLGFVEKFYLQKALVFNIAALIMFEYQLQDKEALTGGEMT, encoded by the exons ATGGGACAGGGGCATGGCGCACAGGTGCAGGTGAAACTCCTCCCATTCCTTCACGGTCTCCCGGCTTCAAAGTTGCTCAGAGTCCACGGCCCCACATTGGCCGTCAATATAGGCCTGGCCCAGAAGAATCTGGAAGAGGTGCCAGTCAATCCAGACTTTGATGCACATAAA GTGGAAGGACGTTGGTTTACCATCCAACTGGCCACAACCCTCAGGGACCTAGTCTTGCCCACTGACCCCCTGAGACTTTCTCTCCACTCCATTTGGACCAGAGACAATGGGGATGTGAACTTTGTGCTGTTTGAGAA AGGAGAGGGGTTGTGCACAGGATTTAATGTTACCGTCCATCCAACTGGGCTCCAAGGCCAGTACCAAGGAACCT TTGATGGGGGCAGATTGCACGTGCATTTCGTCAGCACTGACTACAACCACCTCATTCTTTATGCACGTTTTGAGGACAACGAAGTCATCAACCTGTGGGCACTTCTGG CGAGAAGAATGCTTGAAGATCCCATGTGGCTGGGCAAATACCTGGGATTTGTAGAGAAATTCTACCTTCAAAAGGCCCTCGTCTTCAACATAGCTG CTCTGATAATGTTCGAATACCAGCTACAGGACAAGGAGGCGCTGACGGGAGGCGAAATGACCTAG
- the LOC116900088 gene encoding beta-lactoglobulin-1A/1C-like, whose protein sequence is MKVLLLLSVGLGLTWALQDQTNVPVAPYFVPEQVTGSWHTFGLAATDPSVVEEGGAYRCFMTGIVLLDNGNLNITYLHREDGKCVEKFYIAEKTETPGRYTFEYQGKNFLTFVDVTEDSIIMDLENQSKGGSLIVTEHHARSLSTSDVGWDYYFSHTCRRGISPLDIEELSFSRECDTL, encoded by the exons ATGAAGGTCCTACTGTTGCTGAGTGTGGGGCTGGGCCTGACCTGGGCACTTCAGGATCAAACCAACGTTCCTGTGGCGCCGTACTTCGTCCCTGAACAG GTGACAGGATCTTGGCATACCTTTGGGCTGGCTGCCACTGACCCATCTGTCGTTGAGGAAGGAGGTGCTTATCGGTGCTTCATGACTGGCATTGTTCTCCTGGACAATGGTAACCTGAACATCACCTACTTGCACAG AGAAGATGGAAAATGTGTGGAGAAATTCTACATTGCGGAGAAGACTGAGACACCTGGACGCTATACGTTTGAGT ACCAAGGCAAAAACTTTCTGACTTTTGTGGATGTTACTGAGGACTCCATCATCATGGACTTGGAAAACCAGAGCAAAGGGGGCAGCTTAATTGTGACTGAGCACCATG CCAGGAGTCTGTCCACAAGTGACGTTGGATGGGACTACTACTTCTCTCACACATGCAGAAGAGGCATCTCACCACTGGACATTGAGGAACTTTCCTTCTCTC GTGAGTGTGACACACTCTAG
- the LOC116900019 gene encoding vomeronasal secretory protein 1-like translates to MQTLEMKALLLTVSLCLVAALQAQDSSSLAFNNVNFSGKWFNKAMVSEDEFPISKVTPIFILVLNNGDLEFSVTYMMYGQCFEMTIILEKTDVPGQYTAFEGETHLKVQVQPSSVKGHYMLYCEGEVEEMSFTMTQLIGKDPQEDLEALEEFKEFTQLKRLVPENLLVPEQMGEGTCNP, encoded by the exons ATGCAGACCCTAGAGATGAAGGCTTTGCTCCTGACCGTTAGCCTCTGTCTGGTTGCTGCCCTGCAGGCCCAGGACTCCTCATCCCTTGCTTTCAATAATGTGAAT TTTTCCGGGAAGTGGTTCAACAAGGCCATGGTGTCAGAAGACGAGTTCCCAATAAGCAAGGTCACACCCATTTTTATCTTGGTGCTGAACAACGGAGACTTGGAGTTTTCTGTCACAtatat GATGTACGGCCAGTGCTTTGAAATGACCATCATCTTGGAGAAAACAGATGTGCCTGGGCAATACACTGCCT TTGAGGGTGAGACCCACCTGAAGGTGCAGGTGCAGCCATCTTCTGTGAAGGGTCACTACATGCTCTACTGTGAGGGGGAAGTGGAGGAGATGAGCTTCACCATGACCCAGCTCATAG GGAAGGACCCCCAGGAAGATTTGGAGGCCTTGGAGGAATTTAAGGAGTTCACACAGCTAAAGAGACTTGTTCCAGAGAACCTGCTCGTTCCTGAACAGATGGGTGAGGGCACATGCAACCCATga